Part of the Sporomusa termitida genome, TTAACTACTATGGCCGCTTCTACAGGTCTGCGATGTATCCAATCCTGCGAAAATTAAACCAGAGCTTAATTAGATGGGTAGCAAAGAAGTACAAGCGAGTCAATGGCCGCCAAAAGCAAGCGCAAAACTGGTTGGCAAAAATAGCGCAGTGTGAACCTAGTCTTTTTAGCCACTGGCAAATGGGAATTATTCCAATGATTAGATGATGGGAGCCGTATGAGTCGAGAGGCTCAAGTACGGTTCTGAGAGAGCCTGGGGGTGGAACTCCTCCGGGCTACTTACCCCCTTGTCCCGGCTCAAATAGCCCGGCAGGCCGAATCGGCCGTCACCGGCAAAATCCGGATAGGGATTTTAGATAGGTTGGAGTACCAGCTGTTATCTAAGGTGCTGAAAAGCTTTAGAAGAAAATATCCCAATTGAGCAGACAGTTTTTGTTGTGCGCCCGGCATGGGCGGAGTCTAACAGGTGAAAGTCCTGAGCGCGGGTAGATAGTGCCAAGCGCATAGCTAAAGGCAAGGGTGTCCATCGCGAGGTGGAATCTGAAGGAAGCCGGCGGCAAAACTCTGGCCTGACGAACAGAAATCACATAAAAGGCAGAACCAGACTGGGTAAGATTGCGACACAAATCAAAGCCCAAAACTATCCGAAAGTCTGTTCAGTCCCCCTGTTGCTGGCAGTACAGGCCGATCAACCCTGGTATACGCTGCAGGACTTGGTTGAATCTGCCCAAAAACGGCCGGGACAAGTAAAGTTTGGGAATGTAGGCATGGGTTCCTTTCCCCATATACTTGTGGAAATGATTAATCGTGAGGCCGGAATTAATATTGCGCAAGTGCCTTTTTCCGGCGGGGGTGAGACGGTGTCCGCATTATTAGGTGGTCATGTTCAACTTATTTTGGTTAATCCCGTATCCATCAAAGAGCATGTAAAAAATGGTACGGTAAGGATTTTGGCCGTAACGGGTGAACGCCGTATAGCAGACCCGGTGTTTGCCCAGGTGCTAACTTTTAAGGAACAAGGTTTTGACATCACTGTGAATAACTGGCATGGAATCGCCATTCCCAAAGAGACGCCGGTGGCGATAAAAAATAAGCTGGCAGCAGGGATAAAGGCCATCATAGATGACCCCGAATTCCAGGCGAATATGGAGCGGGTTGGCAATCAGGTCGAATATTTAGGCCCCCAGGAGTCGACAGATAAATGGATTGCTGATAGCCAGAAGCTGCAGAAAACATTGCAAGAAAGCGGGATAATGGAGCAGATTAAAGCTCAAAAAAAATAATAACTTAATGATATTTGTGTATTAAGCCCCAACAGGGATTAGAGAGGGAAGTGCAGGCCAATAAAATGCAGCAGGCAATTTTTTGTCTGCTGCATTTTATTGCCGGGGTTTCCGGCGCGACGGCCTGCCGGCGCCGCTGCGCTTCAGTCCTGCTGCTGCTGGAGATAGGCCATAAACTCCTGGCGGAGCTGGCTGCTGTCCCGCAGCCCCTGCCTGTAGGCGATTTCCGCCGCCTTGCCGGACTCCAGTCCGGCCCAAGACTCGAAATCCATGACCAAACCGAGCATTTCCGGCTGCTGGGTCTTCAGCCTGCGGGCCAGTGCCAGCAGCCGGTCCAGGGCGTTGCTGGCATCCTTGACGGTTTGCCGGTAGCCGTCATCATCCGCCTCGGCCAGGCTGAGGATATGGTCGACCCTGGTAAAGACGTACTGATCAAAAGTCTGCGCTAAGACACTTTTTAGCCCGTCGCCGGCGTCCCCGGCCTGCTGCCTGACGCCTGCGGCCAGGGCAGTGTGGACCGTTGGCCTGAGCCGGGTTGTTTTTTCGTGACCCACATGTATACCCCCCCTATAGTAAGGCTGGGGCAGGCTGCTGCCGGTCAGCCCTGCCGCCAGCTTTTACAGGGAAAATCAAAAGCGCATGCGAGGTTGTTACCCTACACATGCGCTTGGCTTCGATGGTTGCTAAAGCCTCAATACCCAATAAGCCGGACCAGGCCGGCCAGGACAGCTGGTCAGACCTGGCGGTCAGGCTGGCCTGCCGCCGCTAATGGCTAGAGAGGAGAGAAGCAATGTGCTGCTGTGTTTAGTCGCACTCACAGCCCGCCCGGCCACCGCCTTTATCGCCGCGCGCTCCCGCTTGTGCAGCGGCGAAAGCCCGGTGTATAATAGACATGTCGTCGTGGACAGCTTGGCTGTTACGTGTAGGTGTTGTACTCACCTTGCGCGGGCCTGGAAGTGCTGGGAACACTTTCAGGTCACGGCGACTTTTGAATTTCCACCTATTTTTAATTGTGCGCACGTGGTGCGCTTCATATATATTTCATAGAAATCATCGCTCCTGCGTTGCGATGTAAGACAACCGACTTACCTTATGCGAAAGCCGCTGGGGGACAATAGCATGTCGGTAAAGTCAGGATTAGACAGCAATTGCTATCGAGTAGCCTGGCGAGTCAGGCCATATATGGTAAAGCCTGTGGGCTGAATCCGGGTCTGTGGCTGTATAGGCGCTGCCGGACGCAAACTCCGGTATCAATGGGTATCTCCAATATTAATTAGATTGGGTATAAGCAGGCCTATTGACGCACCCGCGGTAAGCGGGGTAAACGACCAACCGGGTACCTACGTATGGAGACACTATATGGAGCTGTCAAACGTGACCTGCCTAAGTACCGGCTGACGGTATATGGCAGAGAGCCCTAATAGTAGCCTAACGGCCTTCTGTAATGGAAGGCACATGGTGAAGGCGGGCAGTATTCCAAGTTCCAACCTTGAAAGGAGTTGCTTTGGATGGAGCAATCAAAACTCATGGAAAGACTGGAAGGTTATCGTCGTCGGAATAACGCTGACGATCAACCGGCGTCAGATACCCTTATGCAATCCCTGTTTTGCCAATGTCGAAACCAACAGGTTTCAGCTTAATCAACTCAGTCGACGATAACTCATTTGGAATATGGAGAGCCGTATGCGGTGAAAATCGTTTGTACGGTTCGGGAAGGGGCGGATTTCTAATCCGCCTATTTCATATAGCTTGTCTGCGGGAATTTGCAAGTACAGACCGGCTCGGCCGACCGGGGTTTTTCTGGGGGGCGAGGAAAGATGAGCCGTAAATATGCGAATAGTTCGGGAATTTTTATTTTTTTGCAGGATTTGCCAGAGTAAAGTCGAAAAAACCAAAAATAACCACAACGTTGATCTAAGCCCTGCCAGCCGGGAAGTTTGTCGTCGATCAGTAATAGCGTAAAAATGCCTGGAGAGCGACGACAAGATACTTAGCGGGAAATAAAGGTTTTGCGCCGCTAAGACCGCATATGGTTTTAAAGGCCTGATTATAAAAGGCCGATTCCAGGCGGTGAAGATGGGTTTTTAGGCTACCTATGAGGATTTGAAACATTAAACCAGCAGAAACGGTAATTACATTGTCACCCGTTTTTAGGCTACCTATGAGGATTTGAAACATACGTATGCAACTCTAAAAATAGATCATCTGGAAGTTTTTAGGCTACCTATGAGGATTTGAAACTTATGGATTCCAACTATGCGCAACGAAGCGAATTAGGAGTTTTTAGGCTACCTATGAGGATTTGAAACCCGATATAGGGCATCCGCAGCAGCCTGTGCGCGTCAGGTTTTTAGGCTACCTATGAGGATTTGAAACCTGTAGTAAATCACTATGGTCTGCCATGTGTTTTACCGTTTTTAGGCTACCTATGAGGATTTGAAACGCAAACACGTCAGATATTTCATTTTGAGTGAGTCCGTCTTTAGGCTACCTATAAGGACTTGAAATTATCCGAATAATCTATTTTAACCCCTCTTTTCCATTTTAGCCTGATTATAAGACGTTATATTGCAGCTTTCCGGTGAAAAGGGGTAAAGCGAGGGATGAAGCATTGGCAGATGAGAAGGAAGAAACGAAAGAGCTGAGTGGAAGGGAAGTTTTTGAAAAAATTTATGAGAACTATCAGGATTTGAACCGGAAGATGGTGAATGAGCTGAAGCTGTCCTCGATACAAGGTGGTTTGACCGGCCATTGCCGGGAGGAAATGTGGCTTAAATTTTTCCGGGATATTATTCCGCAGAAGTTTTCTCTGTCCCAGGGGGTAATCATTATTGATTCCTATGGCAATGCATCGCGGGAAGTGGATATCGCCGTTTACGACGAACAGTATACGCCCTATGTGTTCCGGTATAACACGCTGAAGTTTATTCCAATTGAGGCGGTGGCGGTAGTCATTGAATGTAAGAGCGTTAAGCCGGGGAGTACACAGTTGACGAAGTGGGTGGAAAGAATTGACGCTTTACGGACATGCCAGGCAGGCATTGCCAGAATAGCGACCGGTTATGTTATGGGTTTGAACAATCGCATACAGACCGGGACCCGTCCAATCAAGATTTTAGCCTGTTTGCAGAAAGGTTACGGAACTAAAAAATTGCAGCAAGCTTTTGATTTTATTATTACCAGAAAAAAGGACGAGGCTGTTCACTTTCAGCTTAATGTTGCCAATAAGCGGAAAAGCTTGGGTTGGTGGGGGCAGCAGTTAAATTGCACCGGTTCTGCGGACAATGATTCACAGTGCCTTGTTTTAAAAGAGGCGGCTATATCTAACAATGATCCCGATTCCTGGCAGGGGCTTAATTTCACGAATGAATCTAATGAGATAAACAATACTCTTGCCGATTTAGAAATTGAAGATAACCCGGTATTGTCACTGAATTTACAGCTTAACCAACTGCTGATGCTGATTAATAACCCGATGCTTTTTCCTCATTTTGCCTATGCGCGGCAATTTAACAAAATAGCCGGAATAATCAAGGAAAAACGCCGCAAACAGCCGCACTGTGAAGTAGAACAGAATGATGCGTAGCGTAGGGAAGAAGGAGGTTTTTTATGGCCGTCTATGCCTATATTGATGTCGCCCGTAAGCAGGAGTTTATCTACAAGAATAATAAGCTGCGGGACAATCTGCATAATTCGTTTATTATTAAGGCCATCACGGAAGAACTGGACCAACCGGAACGGCCGGAGGGGTTTTGTCTCAGCGCTTATTTAGAGCAAGCGCATCCGGGACAGTTTACGTTTGTTTATTCCGGCGGCGGCAACAGCATTATCCGCTTTGCTTCACCGGATATAGCGGAAGTATTTGTCAAGAATTTTTCCAGAGAGGTTCTCTGCCGGCATCCGGACCTGGAGCTTTATATCAGTCTGGTTGGGGACGACGAAGTTCCTGACCGGTGCCCCGGCAATGATAAACAACTGCTTGAGAAATTGCATAGGGCGGCAGATAAACAAAAAAACAGGCGCCGGTCCCGTTTCCGGCGATGGACCTATGGTGTGGAGAAAATTGATGAAACCGGACAGGCCGTGCGGCGTGAAGCGAAGAGTTCCCCGGAAACGAAAGCAGCCCGGGAGTATTTAAAGGAGAAATTCCAGGCGCTTGTATCGTCGCAGCATTTTGTTGTTACCACCGAGCTGAAAGATTACCAAAAGGCGGAAGAGGGAAAAAGCTATATCGGCGTCATTGCCCTTGACGGCAATAAAATGGGTGAAATGGTCGCAGGCGCCGGCTGCTTTGCGGAGATAAAGGAATTAAGCACTACCATCGAAGCTATCTATAAGGAAGCGGTCAGGGAAGCTCTGTGTACCTGTGCTGCTAGCTTCCGGGAGCAGGGCCGGCCGATTTGCATCACTCCGGTGCTGATGGCCGGTGATGATATATGTCTGATTGCGGAGGCGGAGCATGCTATTGCAATCGCGGCCGCTATTCTCCAGTCAATCCAAACGGTTTCCGGCCGGCAGAAACAAAATAATGCCCTGTTGGGCCGGGTGATAGCGGGTGGTTATCTGACGGCCTGCGCCGGAGTGGCGATTGCCCGCTATCATTATCCGTTTTTTGAATTGGTGCAGGCAGCGGAAGGCTTGTGCAGCCGGGCAAAGGAAGGACTTTATCATGTTCCGGCCGGCAATGGCAGCTTTATCGACTGGGAGGTGCTGCAGGGGCCGGTGCCGGTTGCTCAGCCTTATAAGCAGTGCCGGCGGCCGGGTCCGGTGAAGGAAATCTTCCATGTTAAGCCCCTGCGCGTGGACCGGTCAGAGCCGGCGGCGCCGGTAACGGTCCAGGGGATTTGTCATTATGATGCGTTTATTGACTTTTTGCGGAACGTCCGCAAGCATGTCAGCACTTCGCTGCTGGCGGAGTGCCGCAAGCATTTTTATTGCGGCTGGGAACCGTACCGTCTGTTTTTTGAGTCTCACCGGGACAGTGGTAAGCTGACGGAGCTGGCCGAGCGGATTTTTGGCTCACACGCCGGAGTCTGGGAACATGCCGTTCTGACTACCGCACAAGAGGGTGTGCCGTTTTCCCGGACCTATATCTTGCCCGATATTTTGGAAATCAGCCCCTTTATCGCTGTACAGGAGGAGGAAGCATATGGCGGAAACAACCTATCAGATCGAGGTGCGGCTTCGCAGTGAAGCAATCTTCAGCAGCGGGGAAAAGGAAAGCAATCAGGTGCAAGACCGGGTGCTGACCGACCGGTACGGGCTGGTATATTTACATGCCAAAACTTTAAAGGGCCAGTTAAAACGGCAGGCCTTTTGGCTCCTGGAGCGCTACCGGAGTTTTGATCAGGCCCGGGCACAGGCGTTTTTGAAAGCTATGGCTGTTTTATTTGGCATGAACGGGGAAGAGGCTTCCCTGACAGGCCTTTCACCGGACCGCCGGCTTTTGTATCAGCCGGGCATTATGCAATTAGGGCATTTGGCGCTGGATGAACGGCTCCGGCAGTATCTGATTGGTTTGCAGGACGGCGGCGGGGAGGGCCTTCTTGGCCCGCTGGATTTAATTGAGGCCCAGACCCATATCCGGACAGGCATTCAGCTTGAGGAAGGAACGGCGAAGGAGGGGCGGCTGACAACCTATCATACGGTAAAACCAGGGTTGACATTTTATGCAACTGTTCGGTTTACGGCCGACCCGGAGCCGTACTTGGACGACTTACAGCGGATTATCTGTTCGCTGAAAAGACTGGGGGCGGGCATCCACCGGGGACGGGGCCTGGTGGATTCACGGTTGTTGCTCAATGGGCAAAGCGTACCGTTCACAAGCGGTAAAGGCCGGGAAACGGAGGTGCATCATGGAATGTTATCTGGTTATTGAGATTATTAATCAGGAACCGCTCAAAATCGGGGCCGGCGGTAGTAAGGCCAGCCAGCGGGAACCGGCGAAAGACTATATACCCGGCTCGACCATTCGCGGCGCCTTTATTGGACGTTTAAAACAGCAGGGCTTGTTTGCGTCCGCCTGGCAGGACATTTTGCTTAAAGCAGCCTGCCATAATGCGTATCCCTACCGCAACGGCCGTCTCTATTTGCCGGCACCGCAGCATTTGCGGCTGAATAAACACGACTGGCGGCGGCAAAAGGCGCTTGGCGACCAGACGGCACAAAGGGCGGCGGTTGTCCAATTAGCGGCCGGGCCGGCAAAGGACCGGAAAAACACCCTGCCTTACCGCTTTTTGGCAACTTATGACGGGGTAAGCCTGAGCGGGCTGCAAGTGGCTAAGGAATACCGGCTGCATCACAATACAAGCAGGAACCCGGACCGGGAGGAACGGGACAATCTCTTCCGTTATGAGGCGATCGCCGCCGGCCAGGTTTTCCGTACGGTGTTTCGCTGCGACCAGGTGCTGGCGCCTTTGTTGCCGGCGGTATTTCCGGAGGAGGAAACGACGATCTATCTGGGCGGCTCCAAAAGCTCCGGCTATGGCCTGTGCCGGTGGAAAAAAATCGACGATGTGCGTGAGCGTTATCAGGATATCAAGCCGTTGCTGGGGCTGCCGGCTCAGGACCGGCCGCAGGCGCCGGGGCAGGAACTGTGGCTTACCTGCCTGTCGGATGTCCTGGTGCGCAACCGCTATGGCCAGCCGGAGAATGATATACCTGCTGCGTATATCGAGAGCATCAGCGGTGAGCCGGTCAGTCCGGCAGAGCACTTTGTCCATACCGGCATCAGCGAGGGCTACAATGCCACCTGGCAGGCCCGGTATCCGAAGGAGACCACAATAAAGGCCGGCTCAGTACTGCATTATACTTTTGACCGGGAACTGCCGGGAGAGCAGCTGCAAGCCATTGCGGATCAATTGGAAGGCCGGCTGGTGGGAGAACGAACGCAGGACGGATTTGGCTGGTTAGGCGTCAATCTTTTTTATCCGGAGGCATTGCAGATTGCCGAGCAGGCGGCAGAGAAGGAACCGGACAGCAGCGGGGTTCAGGCAAGCTGGCGGCAATTGGCGGCTGCCATGGAAGAAAATGAACATGTCCGGAATACGTGGAAGCTTCTGGCTGCCGGGTTAGACCGAGCAAAAAAACGCTGGCTGCAAAAAATCTTTTTGACGGATGAACAGACGCAGGAACCGGCGGCAGATCGCTTTCTGCTTTCCCCGCAATTAAAAAGACATCATCTGCAAAATATGAACCAGCGGCTGAACAGACGGGATTCGTCGCCAGACCGGCCCTATATGCAGGATAGCCGCCTGTGTTCTATAGCAGACTGCCCTTTTATCGCTGTATTGGCTTACGTGACCGGAGCGGAGAATGCAAAGCTTGCCTGTTATG contains:
- a CDS encoding Bug family tripartite tricarboxylate transporter substrate binding protein; its protein translation is MESEGSRRQNSGLTNRNHIKGRTRLGKIATQIKAQNYPKVCSVPLLLAVQADQPWYTLQDLVESAQKRPGQVKFGNVGMGSFPHILVEMINREAGINIAQVPFSGGGETVSALLGGHVQLILVNPVSIKEHVKNGTVRILAVTGERRIADPVFAQVLTFKEQGFDITVNNWHGIAIPKETPVAIKNKLAAGIKAIIDDPEFQANMERVGNQVEYLGPQESTDKWIADSQKLQKTLQESGIMEQIKAQKK
- a CDS encoding DUF6602 domain-containing protein, whose amino-acid sequence is MKRGKARDEALADEKEETKELSGREVFEKIYENYQDLNRKMVNELKLSSIQGGLTGHCREEMWLKFFRDIIPQKFSLSQGVIIIDSYGNASREVDIAVYDEQYTPYVFRYNTLKFIPIEAVAVVIECKSVKPGSTQLTKWVERIDALRTCQAGIARIATGYVMGLNNRIQTGTRPIKILACLQKGYGTKKLQQAFDFIITRKKDEAVHFQLNVANKRKSLGWWGQQLNCTGSADNDSQCLVLKEAAISNNDPDSWQGLNFTNESNEINNTLADLEIEDNPVLSLNLQLNQLLMLINNPMLFPHFAYARQFNKIAGIIKEKRRKQPHCEVEQNDA
- a CDS encoding Cas10/Cmr2 second palm domain-containing protein translates to MAVYAYIDVARKQEFIYKNNKLRDNLHNSFIIKAITEELDQPERPEGFCLSAYLEQAHPGQFTFVYSGGGNSIIRFASPDIAEVFVKNFSREVLCRHPDLELYISLVGDDEVPDRCPGNDKQLLEKLHRAADKQKNRRRSRFRRWTYGVEKIDETGQAVRREAKSSPETKAAREYLKEKFQALVSSQHFVVTTELKDYQKAEEGKSYIGVIALDGNKMGEMVAGAGCFAEIKELSTTIEAIYKEAVREALCTCAASFREQGRPICITPVLMAGDDICLIAEAEHAIAIAAAILQSIQTVSGRQKQNNALLGRVIAGGYLTACAGVAIARYHYPFFELVQAAEGLCSRAKEGLYHVPAGNGSFIDWEVLQGPVPVAQPYKQCRRPGPVKEIFHVKPLRVDRSEPAAPVTVQGICHYDAFIDFLRNVRKHVSTSLLAECRKHFYCGWEPYRLFFESHRDSGKLTELAERIFGSHAGVWEHAVLTTAQEGVPFSRTYILPDILEISPFIAVQEEEAYGGNNLSDRGAASQ
- a CDS encoding RAMP superfamily CRISPR-associated protein yields the protein MECYLVIEIINQEPLKIGAGGSKASQREPAKDYIPGSTIRGAFIGRLKQQGLFASAWQDILLKAACHNAYPYRNGRLYLPAPQHLRLNKHDWRRQKALGDQTAQRAAVVQLAAGPAKDRKNTLPYRFLATYDGVSLSGLQVAKEYRLHHNTSRNPDREERDNLFRYEAIAAGQVFRTVFRCDQVLAPLLPAVFPEEETTIYLGGSKSSGYGLCRWKKIDDVRERYQDIKPLLGLPAQDRPQAPGQELWLTCLSDVLVRNRYGQPENDIPAAYIESISGEPVSPAEHFVHTGISEGYNATWQARYPKETTIKAGSVLHYTFDRELPGEQLQAIADQLEGRLVGERTQDGFGWLGVNLFYPEALQIAEQAAEKEPDSSGVQASWRQLAAAMEENEHVRNTWKLLAAGLDRAKKRWLQKIFLTDEQTQEPAADRFLLSPQLKRHHLQNMNQRLNRRDSSPDRPYMQDSRLCSIADCPFIAVLAYVTGAENAKLACYGQRYLQTASGQLFYAGESETAAPGSDKQRERKFILELLAMGLAIRIGRKTDVAKADF